AGGTGTACGGCGTGGTCAAAGAGATGGCCCGCCAAGGCAAAGTCTTCTTGTTCGTCGGCACCAAGAAGCAGGCGCAAGAGGCGGTCAAAGAAGAGGCCGAGCGCGCCGGCATGTTCTACGTGAACCAGCGCTGGCTGGGCGGCACGCTGACGAATTTCCAAACGATCCAAAAGCGCATCCAGCGCCTGCGCGAACTGGAGCGCCAGCGCGACACCGGCGTCTTCGAAGTGCTGACCAAGAAAGAAGTCGGCCTGCTCGAGGACGAGCTGCGCAAGCTGGATCGTTTTCTCGCCGGCATCAAAGACATGCCCAAGCTGCCGGACGCCGTGTTCATCGTCGATCCCCGCAAGGAGCGAATCGCGGTGCTCGAGGCGCGCAAGCTGAAGATCCCGATCATCGCGGTCATCGATACGAATTGCGACCCCGACGAGATCGATTACGCGATTCCCGGCAACGACGATGCGATCCGCGCGGTCAAGCTGATGAGCAGCAAGATCGCCGACGCGATCATCGAGGGAAAGACCGAAGCCGAATCGGCGGACTACATGGGCTCGACACCCGATGCGGCCGCTGCCGCAGCGCCTCCGGCCGGCGCCGAACCGTCGACCGCACCGCAGGCGGTGCCGGAAAGCGCTGCGCCGGCGCCGCAAGCGACGGCGCCCACGACCGAAGCGACGCCTGCAGCCACATAGAAGCTCGAGCCCCTACGAACGCGCGAACACGAACTGGGTTCGCAGCGCGTCCCTTTGCGCGCGACTCGGCGCGGCCGCACGCGTGAGAGGGAACGTCAATGATACGAGGAAACGGGACACGTGGAAATGACTGAGAAATACGTGCCGAGCGCGGCTGACGTCAAGGCACTGCGCGAGGCGACCAACGCCCCGGTGATGGATTGCCGGCGCGCGCTTGTCGAGGCCTCAGGCGACAGAGAACGGGCGCGCAAGCTGCTCGCGGAGCGCGGCCAGCAAGTCGCGGCCAAGAAGGGCGATCGCGAGGTGCGCGAAGGGTTCATCGGGCACTACGTCCATCAAGGCGGCAAGATGGGCGTGCTGGTCGAGTTGGCCTGCGAGACCGATTTCGTCGCCAAGAACGAGGTTTTCCAAAAGCTGGCCCACGATCTGGCGCTGCACATCTGCGCCTCGCGGCCGCGGTTCATCTCGCGCGACGACATCCCGGCGGCGGAGAAAGCCAAGCTCGAGATCGAGCACGACGGCAAGATCGACAAGTACTACGAGGAACACGTGCTGCTCGAGCAGCCGTTCGTGCGCGACGAGAGCCGCACGATCGCCGACCTTGTGGCCGGCGCCGTCGGCGTCCTCGGGGAGAACATCAAGATCCGCAGGTTCGCCCGGTTCGACATCGGCGAGTCTTGACATGAGCGCCGTCCGCGCCGGCGCACAGCCGGCGTACAAACGCGTCCTGCTCAAACTCAGCGGCGAAGCGTTCGCGGGCGGCGGGCGTGGCGAGCCGATCGACACGGATGCCGTGTATCGGATCGCGCACGAGATCAAAGACGTGGCCAGCAACGGCGTGCAGATGGCCTGCGTGGTCGGCGGCGGCAACATCTGGCGCGGCAAGACGGCGTCGCACGAGAACATGGACCGCGCGACGGCAGACTACATGGGCATGCTCGCCACCGTCATCAACGCGCTGGCGCTCCAAGACGCGCTCGAGAACATCGGCGTCGCGACGCGCGTCCAAACCGCTATTTCGATGCACCAGGTCGCCGAGCCGTACATCCGCCGGCGTGCCATCCGCCATCTGGAAAAGGGGCGCGTCGTCATCTTCGCCGCGGGCACCGGCAATCCGTATTTCACCACCGACACGACCGCCGCGCTGCGCGCCATCGAGATCGGCGCGGAGGCGATCCTCAAGGCCACGCAGGTCGACGGCGTGTACAGCGCCGATCCGAAAAAAGATGCGACCGCCGCGCGCTTCACCACGCTCGACTATCTCGAGGTCCTGCAGCGCGGGCTTGAAGTGCTCGACAACACCGCGCTGACGCTGTGCATGGACAATGGCCTGCCGATCGTGGTCTTCGAGCTCATGCGCGAAGGCAACATCAGGCGCGTCATCTGGGGCGAGCCGATCGGCACGTTCGTAGGGAGGGCACACGATGGGCATGCTGCCCCAGTTGTATAAAGATCTCGAGGAGCGCATGAAGAAGGCGGTCGAGACGACGCGTGGTGAGTTCGCCGCCATCCGCACCGGGCGCGCGAACAGCGCGCTGCTCGACCACGTGGTCGTCAACGCCTACGGCACGGAGATGCCGCTCAAGCACTGCGCGACGATCTCGATTCCGGATGCGCGCAGCATCGTCGTCTCGCCCCACGATAAGTCGATCACGGGCGACGTCCGCAAGGCGATCGAGTCCTCGGACATCGGCATCACGCCGAACGTCGACGGCGGCATCATCCGCCTCGTGCTGCCGCCGCTCAACGAGGAGCGGCGCAAAGAGCTCGTCAAGCTCGTGCACAAGCGGGCCGAGGACGGCCGCGTCGCGGTGCGCAATGTCCGCAAGGACGGCCACAACCATATCCAGCACGCGCAGCGCGACGGCAAGATCACCGAAGACGAAGGCCGCCGCGGCAACGAGCACGTGCAAAAGCTCACCGACCGATTCGTGGCCGATGTGGACGCGCTCGTCCAGACCAAAGAGAAGGAGATCATGGAGGTGTGAGCGTCCTGCTTGCGCCGGCTCACGAGGACCTTATCAACGCGTCGTACGAGCACGCGCGTCGCCGTTTGCACGGTGTCGACCTGTTCGTGCGCGTGCTGACGCCTATGCATCCGAGCGCGGGGACCGGGCAGTTGCACGTGGTCCGCGCGACCGAACATGGCGGCGGCCTCGAACTCGTCCTGACCTACGCGGACTACGTCCGGCTGTGAGCGTCACCGTCGCCAATCATATGGACGCCGGCCAGCGGCTGCGCCAAGAGCTGTCGCTCAAACGCATCGGTATCGGCCTGCTCGTGGCGGCGGTCGGCATCGGCTGCGTCTTCGCGCGGCCGCTGTTCGGGCTGCTGATCCTCGTCATCTGCCTGTTGAGCGTGGTCGAGTTCGCGCGGCTGACGCAGCGCGCGGGCGCGGCGGCGTCGCTGTGGGTGGCCATACCGGCGGTCGCCGCCTACGTCATCGAGACGTACTTCAACCTGCGCGTCGAACCGAGCATGGTCGTCGTGGTCGTGATCGCCGCGATGATCGCGGCGCTAGCCGGCGGCGTGGACCGTTTCGCGGTGCGCTGGGGCACGACCGTGATCGCAGCGCTGTATCTGGGCAAGATCGCGTCCTACTTGATCGCCATTCGCGGCATCAATCCCGCGCATACCGGCGCCGCGTACACGCTGTGGCTGATCATCATCGTCGCGCTGACCGACATCTCCGGCATGCTGGTCGGGCTGCAGTTCGGACGCACGCCGCTCGCACCGCGCATCTCGCCCGGCAAGACGTGGGAAGGCGCCATCGCGGCGTTCGTGATCCCGACGGTCGCCGGCACGCTCTTAGGACTGTTGCCTCAGGTCGGTGCCCCGTGGTATCTCGGCCTCACGTTTGCGGCGAGCGTTTCGCTGGCGGCGCAGCTCGGCGACTTGGTCGAGTCCGCGCTCAAGCGCAACGCCCAGGTCAAGGACTCGGGCCAACTGATCGTCGGCCACGGCGGCGTGCTCGACCGGTTCGACTCGTACTTCTTGGCGGGCGTGGTCGGGTATTCGATTCTCTTATGGTTCGGCCGCGTCACCCCCTGACGCGATGAGACGCGTCTGCGTCCTCGGGTCGACCGGTTCCATCGGATCGCAAGCGCTCGAGGTCATCGGCCGGCATGGCGACATGCTGAGCGTGGCCGCGTTGGCCGCGCGCGACAACGTCGCGGAGCTGGCGCGTCAGGCCAACCGCTTCCGGCCGGCCCGGCTATCGATCGGCTCGCCTGAACTGGTCTCGCAGCTGCGCGCCGAGCTGACCTACGAACCGCAAGCGATCGGCCACGGTGCGGGCGGCCTCTTGCAAGCGGTCGAGGGCGATGTCGAGTGCGTTCTTGCGGCGACGGATGGCATGGCCGGGTTGGACGCCGTCCTGGCTGCGGTCGATCGCGGGCTCACGGTGGCGTTGGCGAACAAAGAACTAGCGGTGGCGGCAGGCGATCCGCTATTCGCGCGCGCGCGCGCAGCGGGCGCGGTCATTCTGCCGGTGGATTCGGAGCACAGCGCGGTATTCCAGTGCCTGGCCGGCGAGCGCATCGAAGATGTCCGCCAGGTCGTGCTGACCGCGAGCGGCGGCCCGTTCTGGGAGCATAGCGCCGAGCGCATGCGCGACGTGACGCCCGAGCAGGCGCTCGCCCACCCGACCTGGGCCATGGGTCCGAAGAACACGCTGGATTCGGCGACCATGATGAACAAGGGGCTGGAGATCATCGAGGCGAGCCGTTTCTTCGGTCTGTCAGCCGATCAGCTCGAGATCGTCGTGCACCGCCAAAGCGTCGCGCACGCATTCGTCATCTTCACCGACGGCAGCGTCAAAGCGCAGCTGGCCGCGCCCGACATGCGCATCCCGATCGGCTACGCGCTCGCCTACCCGCGCCGGCTGCCCGGCGCGGACGCGACGAAGACGCGCACCGCCATCGGGTTGGGCGGCGAGACGGCGCGTCTGACGTTTGAACCATTGGACGAAAGTCGCTTTCCCGCCGTCGCGCTCTGCTTCCGCGCACTGCGAGCCGGGGGGACGTACCCGGCAGTTCTCTCGGCCGCGAATGAAGAGGCAGGACGCGCCTTTTTGCAAGGGAAAATGAAGTTCACCGATATCAGCGCGCTCGTCGGACGCGCGTTGGACGCGCACGCAGGCGGGCCGGCCACCCTCGAAGGCATACGCGCCGCCGACGCGTGGGCGCGCGAAATCACGCGCGAGAATGTCGGTCGAATGAATTCGCTCCATATATAAAGGATAGACCCCATCATCGCCCTCATCTCGTTCCCCAGTCTCGCGACGCTCGGCCAGGTGGCTTTGTTCCTGCTCGTGCTGGGCGTCCTCATCATCTTCCACGAGTTCGGCCACTTCATCTTCGCCAAGCGTTTCGGCGTACGCGTGAGCAACTTCGCGGTCGGCTTCGGCCCGACGATCGTCAAATGGACGCGCGGCGAGACCACCTATCGCATCAACGCGCTGCCGCTGGGCGGCTATTGCCAGATGGTAGGCGAGGATCAGGCCGACGACGGCAGCGCCGATCCGGGCAATTTTCAGCATCATCCGCTGTGGCAGCGCTTCATCATCATCGTCGCTGGTCCGCTGTTCAATCTCTTGCTCGCAGTCGGCATCGCGGCGGGTATCGCGTGGTCCGTCGGCATCCCGCTGGGACCGACCAATATCGTCGACAGCGTCGAAGCCAACTCGCCGGCGGCGCAAGCCGGCTTGCAGTCCGGCGATCAGATCGAGACGGTCAACGGGCAGGCGTTCACCAGCGCAAACGAGCTCATCGCGTACATCCACGCGCACCCGGACCAGACGCTGGCCGTCGGCATCTTGCGCGACGGCGCGGTCAAACACGTCGACATCCACACCGAGAAGAAGACCCTTGGCGGACACGTCGTCGGCGCGCTCGGCTTCGTCCCTCGTCAGCTTTTCGAACATCGATCGCTCGGAGCAGCGATCGGATGGGGCTTTACCAGCACCGCGGCTTTCATCTGGCTCAACGCGGTCGGGATCGGCCAGATGTTCGCGCAGCATGACATCTCCGGTCTGTCTGGACCGGTCGGCATCTATCGGGTCTTCACCCAGGCGTCGCAGTTGGGGGTGATGGAGGCGCTCGATCTGGTCGGCAAGATCTCTGCGCTGCTCGGATTCTTCAACTTGCTGCCGATCCCGGCGCTCGACGGTGGCCGGCTGGTGTTCTTGTTCGTCGAGCTCGTGCGCGGCCGGCCGGTCGATCCTGAAAAAGAAGGTCTGGTCCACCTCACGGGTTTCGCGCTGTTGATGGTGCTCGTGCTATTCGTCACCTATCACGACATCGCGATGTGGGTGAGCGGACGAGGCGGTCTGTGAAGCCGGATATCGCCTCGTCAGAAACCGCGCTGCCGCCCGTGCCGGATTGGTCGGGCGTCGCGCCGCGGGTGCCAGCTCCGCCGCCGCTGCCGCCGCGGCGCAAGACGCGGGCGGTCAAGGTCGGGAACGTCGTCATCGGCGGCGACGCCCCGGTCTCGGTGCAGTCGATGACGACCACCAAGACCGATGATTGGGCCGCGACGCTCGACCAAGTCGAGCAGCTCGCCGCGGCCGGCTGCGAGATCGTGCGCATCTCGGTGCCGGATGCGAAGGCGGCCGCTGCATGTAAGAAGATAAAGGAAGGCGCGAACGTGCCGCTCGTGGCCGACATCCACTTCGACCACCGCTATGCGCT
This genomic stretch from Candidatus Eremiobacteraceae bacterium harbors:
- the rpsB gene encoding 30S ribosomal protein S2; translation: MSSIISMKQLLEAGVHFGHQTRRWNPKMAKYIFQERNGIYIIDLQKTVLKLREVYGVVKEMARQGKVFLFVGTKKQAQEAVKEEAERAGMFYVNQRWLGGTLTNFQTIQKRIQRLRELERQRDTGVFEVLTKKEVGLLEDELRKLDRFLAGIKDMPKLPDAVFIVDPRKERIAVLEARKLKIPIIAVIDTNCDPDEIDYAIPGNDDAIRAVKLMSSKIADAIIEGKTEAESADYMGSTPDAAAAAAPPAGAEPSTAPQAVPESAAPAPQATAPTTEATPAAT
- a CDS encoding elongation factor Ts — encoded protein: MTEKYVPSAADVKALREATNAPVMDCRRALVEASGDRERARKLLAERGQQVAAKKGDREVREGFIGHYVHQGGKMGVLVELACETDFVAKNEVFQKLAHDLALHICASRPRFISRDDIPAAEKAKLEIEHDGKIDKYYEEHVLLEQPFVRDESRTIADLVAGAVGVLGENIKIRRFARFDIGES
- the pyrH gene encoding UMP kinase, which gives rise to MSAVRAGAQPAYKRVLLKLSGEAFAGGGRGEPIDTDAVYRIAHEIKDVASNGVQMACVVGGGNIWRGKTASHENMDRATADYMGMLATVINALALQDALENIGVATRVQTAISMHQVAEPYIRRRAIRHLEKGRVVIFAAGTGNPYFTTDTTAALRAIEIGAEAILKATQVDGVYSADPKKDATAARFTTLDYLEVLQRGLEVLDNTALTLCMDNGLPIVVFELMREGNIRRVIWGEPIGTFVGRAHDGHAAPVV
- the frr gene encoding ribosome recycling factor, with protein sequence MGMLPQLYKDLEERMKKAVETTRGEFAAIRTGRANSALLDHVVVNAYGTEMPLKHCATISIPDARSIVVSPHDKSITGDVRKAIESSDIGITPNVDGGIIRLVLPPLNEERRKELVKLVHKRAEDGRVAVRNVRKDGHNHIQHAQRDGKITEDEGRRGNEHVQKLTDRFVADVDALVQTKEKEIMEV
- a CDS encoding phosphatidate cytidylyltransferase encodes the protein MSVTVANHMDAGQRLRQELSLKRIGIGLLVAAVGIGCVFARPLFGLLILVICLLSVVEFARLTQRAGAAASLWVAIPAVAAYVIETYFNLRVEPSMVVVVVIAAMIAALAGGVDRFAVRWGTTVIAALYLGKIASYLIAIRGINPAHTGAAYTLWLIIIVALTDISGMLVGLQFGRTPLAPRISPGKTWEGAIAAFVIPTVAGTLLGLLPQVGAPWYLGLTFAASVSLAAQLGDLVESALKRNAQVKDSGQLIVGHGGVLDRFDSYFLAGVVGYSILLWFGRVTP
- the dxr gene encoding 1-deoxy-D-xylulose-5-phosphate reductoisomerase, whose product is MRRVCVLGSTGSIGSQALEVIGRHGDMLSVAALAARDNVAELARQANRFRPARLSIGSPELVSQLRAELTYEPQAIGHGAGGLLQAVEGDVECVLAATDGMAGLDAVLAAVDRGLTVALANKELAVAAGDPLFARARAAGAVILPVDSEHSAVFQCLAGERIEDVRQVVLTASGGPFWEHSAERMRDVTPEQALAHPTWAMGPKNTLDSATMMNKGLEIIEASRFFGLSADQLEIVVHRQSVAHAFVIFTDGSVKAQLAAPDMRIPIGYALAYPRRLPGADATKTRTAIGLGGETARLTFEPLDESRFPAVALCFRALRAGGTYPAVLSAANEEAGRAFLQGKMKFTDISALVGRALDAHAGGPATLEGIRAADAWAREITRENVGRMNSLHI
- a CDS encoding M50 family metallopeptidase produces the protein MALFLLVLGVLIIFHEFGHFIFAKRFGVRVSNFAVGFGPTIVKWTRGETTYRINALPLGGYCQMVGEDQADDGSADPGNFQHHPLWQRFIIIVAGPLFNLLLAVGIAAGIAWSVGIPLGPTNIVDSVEANSPAAQAGLQSGDQIETVNGQAFTSANELIAYIHAHPDQTLAVGILRDGAVKHVDIHTEKKTLGGHVVGALGFVPRQLFEHRSLGAAIGWGFTSTAAFIWLNAVGIGQMFAQHDISGLSGPVGIYRVFTQASQLGVMEALDLVGKISALLGFFNLLPIPALDGGRLVFLFVELVRGRPVDPEKEGLVHLTGFALLMVLVLFVTYHDIAMWVSGRGGL